The Cottoperca gobio chromosome 15, fCotGob3.1, whole genome shotgun sequence genome segment TGGTCCTCAGAAACTTACTGAAGTACACGTACACGTGCAAAACCATCAAAAGGAGCACCACACCCTTGCACCCATGTGCACGTGCACCCAAACTTTAATTGTCAAGAACTGTAAAACCAaagaaactttgtttttctttggtgATCTGCTAAGCCTGCTCTTTTTTAAGGGTGTAACTAAAGTTAAACTTACAACAGGCAATGTATCTATTGAAGTGGAACAGTCATttatatgaacacacactgtaggaGGACACTTTCCTAACATCAATAAAGACATGAGAATAACCACGTTGGCGGCATACATCTGTGTTGTTAAGCATGTGCATCCAGACTCAGGCCTTGGAAGTTTATTAATCTCTCTTGCTCGTGTGTTAGTTAAGGAAGCATAGTAGAACCGCAGCAGCTGTATTGAAGTCATATAACAACGCGTTACAGATTCATTCCTGGAAAGTGCAATGGGGAATAGAGACTCAGTGCTTAGGATTTCAAATAACTTGGGAGCTGcgggaaagaaaaacacactgtCACAACTGTGCAGTTCCATGAAAATCGGATCACTGGGTAAACGGAAAGAACAGAgagaatgatttttttttttgtttctgtttaaacTCAAGTTAGTGTTCTGGTTAATCTCTTTAAGTCTGCACTTAAACCAAAACTTCCTCTAGCGTTAGTTTTGCAGGTGTAGCTccacattttcagtttttccGTGGTGTTAACTGGGTGCAGTGCTCAATAATTGTTTCAGCCAGGGCACATCGATAAAGATAAAGGGAagaatggaggaggaggaggtgttgtTGTGGCCCTCTTAGTAACCTGTGACCCCTTACCTCTTGGAGACTCTGTACAGGGCCGTGGTAAGTTTCCCGGTTAGGGGGTCATGCACCGTGGCTCGCCTTAACTACAGTAGTTCCCGCAGCACAAGGACACGGAGGTTGAAGAAAAGCAGATCaatgaaggaaggaaaaaaggaTGATGGAATGTGATACACACAAAGAAAgtaagaggaggaaagagggagagaagagaaaggcagATCTGGTCACCAGTCAATGTTATTCTTAAGAAGAGCCGAGAGTGTACCATGAGGCTAAAAACCAAATTTACCAGCAGGTAATCAATGAGTGCCTCCGATACACCTCCTGGCTCATGAAAAGCAACTATGTTAATATCAACTAGCAGAAAAGGTAACACATTTTTCCCCTTTCTGTAGCAGACTCAACAgcttaattttttcaaaataaataaatatccattggtttctaataaataataatgtattcttttaatgtttctttttcttcctgtatCACTGGTGAAAGCACCATGAGATAATATATATGAAAGGAAAGGAATAGTCTACAAATGTTTCCATATGCTGTAAAGCTTTGATCATTTTCAGCTGGATGCTTTGATTCAGCTCAAGAGCCTTTCAGCTTTGGAAGGGTGGAGAAATGGAGTGATGCGGACGGACGGTGCAGAGGAGAAATAGGTTATTGAAGGAAAAAGGAGGGAAAAtctcactttctccctctcagctCTCTCCTAAATCCTGTGCTCTTGACAACTCCTAGCTAAGCCTTACCTTTTGCTGATCCTGTAAGGCGCTGTCTCCAGCACTCCTGTGATGGGGTTGGAGATGGTGGCTCTGCGTAGCTGTGAAGCCAGGGACATGATTTAcccacacaggcacacacatctTTGCTTGCCTAACTAGCAGAATCACATCAACCAGCTATGACATGCCACGCCTCAACACAAAATGATcaacctttttatatatatcgtTTAATATAAATCTAAACTTCGATCCTCTCAATGTTGTGTCAATTTTCCGTTTTATTAAAAATGGTAACGAATATCGATATTTTTCAAGGTATTGTATCGAAGTTAGAAATTCCAGTATCGTGACAACACTACACTAAACCACATAACAGAAACTGAAAAAGTGTAATGAATGATCCTACTAGATCACAGCTAACTTTTAAGTGACCAATATAGCTTATAGCATATACACATGCAACCTATGGCATTATGGGGGACCAGAAACTACAGAAAATCGCTTACTCGTGGCTTCGCCAGTTGCTTGACCCTCTCCATTTCTTTGTCAGAGATAATGTCAAGGTAGCGGACAATGTAGGGGCGGTCCCACTCATCTTGTTGTTTGACAGGTGCCAGCACATACATGGGGTTGCGATTGTTGTCAAAGTAACGACAGAACAGCCGGCTCTGCCTGCGAGGGGTCTgattgagagaaaaagaaagcaggTAGCAAAGGActtgaaaatgtattcattcaatCTGAAATTGTGCTTTTCTGCATCTTTTTGTCTTGCTCACCATTCTGATGCCCTCCCCACGACAAAGCATCTCGTACTTCTTCCTCTCTGGGATCAGATGATTGGAGACCTTTTTggccttctccttcttttcagTCGTTTCTCTTTTCCCTCGCTCCTCTCCTTTCTCACCTGCGTCCTCGTCAGCCTTTCTCTGCTTCTCCAACTGGAATTCAAAGTACTTCAGGTTGCCCTTGGCGCGCTGATGCTCTGGGTCTAAAAATGAGAGAGCAACAGAAATAATAGTGGTGATTACGAATAGTGAGGAATGTCTCCTGAGAATGTCACACCCCCTGCAATCAAAATAACTGAGTTTCCAACATGACATAATGATAGGCTATTTATTCAGTCTGACCTTATCCAGTTGGTCAGAAACAAGATGCACAAACAGGACAAGATAATTCAGGGGCTCATCTGAGAATCCCAACACGGTGAATAATAGCAACAATGTAATTCACCAATACACTTTAGTCTTCTtcttagacagacagacagacctttGCCTGGAGTTTGTCATTGTTCTCCTGGAGGTCTGCATTCTTCACAAATTCGACTTCAActatttccttctttctttccaatAACACCAAGTGAAGATAGACATAGGTCCACTGTTTACTTTTCTGTCTCTAACTGTACATAATTATTAAAGCTGACATGgttatgctttaaaaaacaaaacaagatttgGATTGATATAGGTGAAAATAACCACTCCCCAACTGTATAGTGTATATGCTTATGGTGGAATAATTGTTAGAAAGGGGAaacatataattatatgtaataAACATATTAGGCCCGGTGAAGATGAAGTCAGACACCCTCTGATCCAGGATGTAGAGGCTGAGcccacaatacacaatataacaaCCTGCTAGGAGACTCAGCTGGCTAGTAGGGGACCATGTTCCTCACTTCAGAAGAGCTGTGGTCATAGATGTATAATCTATCAAAACGTGTATGAATAATGACAtgttgtaaagaaaataaataaataaaacacacaaagtccTCTTTGATTACAGTTAAGTTAATAAGTTAATACAATAAGTTAAAGTAGACAAATGGCACAAAGGTTTCTACAAACATCAATAATAAGTCCTTTCTAAGaagaagtttgtgttttcacatttctgaatgGATCTGCACAGAAGACTGTTTTGTTTATCAAACAACCAAAATCAAATCAGTATCTGACTGAAGGTTGTAAAAACAGCAAATTGTTTCCAGACAAACCTTCACACACTCGTAGTAATGTTTTGGCTTGGACTGATTACAGTACGTCTGTGTGGTCTGGAAATGTTCTCTGGTTCCCCTCTGTTTAGTATGTCATGCAGTTCAAACCAAAGTTAATGTCTCATTTGCTACCAATTTACTTACTGACTGAATGCTAACAATTTAGAGAATCAGTTCTAATGTGATTTTCTAAAGTTAAGGCTATTTCCGCATGTTCACAGTTTTatctaaaactaaataaagtcTGTGCAAGTCTGTGacaaaaactgaaaagaaaggGGCATCAACATTCTGCTATTTATGTGACATTATTTACCTTAAATCCAAAGTGACACTTTTGCTTCACTCTGAAAAAAAACATGGCTCccagtaaacattttaaaaatggaaaaatacttTATAGTGTGAAGGGACTCACCCAGTTTAAGCAGCTGCTTGGTGAAATCCAGGGCTCGCTGTATCTCCCCCTGCTGATAGATGGAGTAGCTGAGGTAGTCGAGCAATGTCACCTTATCCAACGTTGACTCCTCTCCCTGATCAAGCTGTCTCAGGGCCTGGGCCATCCACAGCTCTGTGTGGTAGTAATCGACATCAGAGTAGGCGATTTTCCCCAGCTCATAACAGTCCTCCACTGTCATAAGGCTCTTGTGTTTCACTCCTAGTGTGCAGAGGATACAGAGGAACGTCAAGGGGAACATTGACATAAAAGAACACTGAACCACCTCCTTTATAAAACGCAAATTGTAAACTTGTTTGTTGAATGTGATTTTCATTGCACTTAGTCTGTTTatgtctgtttattttaatgtagaTGTGTGCCAGGTAGATGTGGTATGCACAGATTTAAGGCCCTTACCAGGTAGGTCTCCTGTAGAGATGGTGTTGGCATCTAGTCTGTAAGTGTCTTGTAACCGGAGGAGAGCTTTAGCTGCCCCGGTCTGGTCCTCATCTGTGGGGAAGTGCTGTCTCTGGATGGTCAGGTTGGAAATAAATCCTGAGAGAGACGGACAGGAGAAAGACACATTAAGATGATTATTTATAAGATACATAACAATCAGTCTAGTGGACAATAAATACTTTCTCCTAATGATCACTTGGACTACTTGGAGTGACTTAGATCTTTAGAGAATTATCGTTTTATTAAGCAGGGCTTGTGGCAAAAATGAAAGATTAATTCTCTTCTACCTCAATACCTCATGTTAAGTGACTTAGCACTTGATTTCTACTACaatatattaagtaataatGAGCAATCGCAGGATATTTACAGAAAGCCCTGGACCAGTGTGTTTGTTATTATCTATGTTGATtttgaaagaacgagatcacgggtacaagcggccgaaatgggttttctgagacgggtggctggcgtctcccttagagataggggtgagaagctcagccatccgtgagagactcggagtagaggcgctgctcctttgcgttgaaaggagccagttgaggtggttcatctagtaaggatgccacctgggaacgcctcgggatcccccagtcggagctggcggatgtggcccggagaagggaagtttggggttccttactggagctgctgcccccgcgacccgaccccggataaacggtagacgatggatggatatctCGATTTTCTAAACCTTTGGCACTTGAGTTATTATTTGAACCATGTCTGCTTTATCCATACCGTCAGTGGTGTCACTGAGTACAAGGCTCTCCAGGTCCCCCCACTCTGTGTTCAGCCTCTTCATCAGTTTGAAGGCATTGACAGGGTGCCCCAGGAAGCCCTCGGGGTCCTGAATGGCTTTGGCTGACAGCGAATCCAACTTATCAGCCCACCTATTACAAGGATGGTAATACAGAATTAGATACATTGGAAACACTTGAATCCACAagcaataatacattattaatcaGAAATACTAAGAATGTTGTGTCCGTTGTATGATATTGTATGCTTGTGTACATGTATGCATATCTCCATGTGTGTAATTTGTGTCCACAAACTCACTGTTTGATCTGCTCCAGCTTGTTCTCCTCTGCTTTGATGTAGTCCTTTAGAGAGGTGACGAGGTCTTTTTCTGTGTATAACAGATCTGTCATATGGCCTGAGGGATACAAATCATTACTGCAATGATACATAACAAAGTGCATCACTCATCTTATCGCATCGTGACAGGATCCTACAATGTCATGACATATTTTGCTTCCATGTGTGGCATTGCTTGATGGATTTACCTATGGAGGTGTAGAAGTCATTGTAGGCTGAGAGCGACTGCAGACTGTTTAGCACCAATAAATACCAACATGGCAGCTCCATcctgaaggagggagagaatgagaaaaaTGAAATCATGCATATTAAGAAAAATAATGTCATCAAGGTTAATGACAGAATGGACTGTGTTAGATACTGCAGAGGTTCCCACACGTTTTCCCACTTGGGATGTCAGAAATGTAGTAGTCAATATCAACACCAGTGAAATGTCACTATTGTACAAACCCAAGTCGAGCCCACGGTACAAAAAACAATACTTGCTTTGATAAACAAAGAATCTTGGCATTAGTAGTTTTACTTATGTATTTTAAGCTGCTTAGAGCTAGAAAGGAAGTTAATAATTCCCTCTCTAGTATccattttatattgtatttatttaggttTCTCAccagaaactacattttacattcGAACAGATcaagtataatataattataataacaatatagtTTGCCTTCGCCCAATTCTGATTTTTACTGATCAGAACTTGAAAGCATCATAATGTACCTCAATGGAAACTCTGTTAACGTTACCCTTAACCTattatttagccaagcaggactgtgctgcccacCGGCTGCTATACAACTAACATTAACAAGCTCACCTGTCGGTTTcgaaacaaatgtgttgttcacaatgtatcTGCTAACCATTGTTACATGCATACAAAAATCCCTTTCCTCCCGAAGGAGTCTCTGTTCCGTTAGGCCTTTTAGTAAAACTCTTTCAAACCACAAGCCCAGAGCTCTCGTACAATCAGTAGTATGTGTTTCCCTGGTAAACACTGCCTCCCTAAAGCGATCTCTCCATCACTGCTGACAAACCGTGGTGACTCCTGTCAAGGCTTTTCTAGACAGACGATTGAATAATGCAGGCTGTCACACTCTAACATCCCAAACACCTCTAAAATGGGACAGAAGTTTGTGTCATTTATTGTCTGGATTACTTGAGCTTATTTCCAGTGAACCACATAAAACATTCTTGACCTTACAACTCATCCAGAATACTTCTTCCTCCGTTGTCCTAAAACTCCCTGATTTATCATAGTGTTGCCTTTACTCCCTCCAGTGCTGCTCCAGacttcaacttttttttttccttcaataGAAAATAGTTCCCAATGAAAACCGATGAAAGGCGAAGTCTGTGGATTGTCCAGAGTAACTGGGGTGTTATTTCTGGAAAGGTTTTGCTGTTGAGCGAAGCAGAGGTTACAGCAGTAGTCTAATCTCAAATCCTGGGGGGGAAAACTATGTGCATGGTTAAGTATTACTAGGGGGTAAGTgggaaaatattttaattttttgtgATTTGAGTGAACTGCCACACAAAGTCAAATATAAGTCTGTGGTTGCTGTCAATGTGTCCGGTTTGGTTTTGGAGATGACATAACTACTACAGGGCTTCTGGCACTGATCTTTCTGCCCATGCAGACAGAAATCAGAAGAGAACGCTGACAGTATAAATGTGCAGGCAGGTGTCAATGTCTGTCTACAAACTGCATATTAATTAAGAGTATGCAAATGTTAATATGATGCAGTATGACCAAACAATTATCGGTTAAATATCAAGAAAATAGTCATTAGTTTGCAGCCCTACCTTGGTTATGTTTTTCCCAGATCTACAAGTGAGCTGCTAATGTTCATAAATACTTTGGTAGAGAAAAATGACTCCAGGCCAATAACAGAAGTTTAATTTCTTCATACTAGCTGAATATGgcattattcttttttaaataatggatAAATGCAAGAGGTGCCAggtacaacaataacaataccaCTGTAAATACCCACTacaaacactcacatgcacacacaagaaCCCATGCAAACATTCACATGCACATTCATGCTTgcaactcacacacatatacacatactgtGCACCTAGTGGCAAAGTAAAGGTCATGCATGAAATGTGCAGATTCTATGCAGATTTCTAAAGCCTTTAGCTGGAAGCAGAGAGCAGGCTCAGGCAGGTTCTGACTTTGCCACGCAAGCCTTccttgaaaataaaagaatgacTTCATATGACATTTCAATTAAAgtcagcagcaggcagcagagaggaaggaaagagctCTCGGTATTCTATTAAAGcacaattaaattacattaaattaaagtatATTTAAGTAGAAACTTCAAGGTAAGATGAAAATAACCATTATCCCTAACTGCTACTACTGTATTTCAAGAATATGTGCTGCCACACAGTCCAAAACACCATAAACGTTCCTCTGCCAGGATAAAAACTCAAAAGAATATAATTATTGTAATGACAGCTCATGTGTCTCTCTTGTTATAACAGTGTAGAAGTGTAATGTCAAGATTAAAGCTGTAAGCATGACAGTTATAATTTGCATTCATGTGTCATGCCACACTTGAAAGTGAGTAGTAGTGAAAGTGTTTGTATGCATACATGCGTGTACGTGAAATGTGAAGACTACAAAACATTCCTGATGaccatttaacatttaacctACCAGACACTTGCGAGGACGTTTGTTCAAACTGGTTATAGAAACATTTAGCATAAAACTTGCTTgaaagtttttgttttctgaccTCTCAAAGTATGTGTAAATTGGGCAGCATTCTGTTCAGACATGTTCATTAGgagactctttttttttcaaagcctTGTGTTAATTTTGGGGAAGGTGAATATATCCCAGTGCTCTCAGTTGTAAGGAAGAATCCACCCTCagaaaacactgacaaataATGTGCTTCATTGCATTTCTGGAATTTACAATTTACTGATTTACTGTCTTTTGCTTTTTCCTACTTTGCCTAAAATTACTTTCAACAAACCCTGGATACAAGGACTGAAccagacagagaagaagcaaatacaatataaataactattaagGCTGCTGTTGTTGCATAAAGTGGTATGTTTTACCTCTGCTGCAATTGATTTCTTCCTGTAcgattatttgttttaaaaagctgtGCAAGATGACGAATGCCTGAAGAAGCCTTGCTCTTTGATTTTAAAGAaatgacacagaaacaaaagaagctATTGTTgtataaatgaactgtaatgtaattgtcaAGGCATAAACATTTATCAACAGTATACACAGAAAATGAAGCCTCCAAGTGGGTAAAAATCAGGCAGggaatcaataataaaatagcCATTATCATTTCCATAAGATTTAGTCTATCATGAAAATATTAGTATTCTATTTTCTTTACAAAATTATCATAttataaatcacaaaaaaagtgaaaatccCTATAGGGCTAACAAACAGAGTacaatttacacatttaaatattacaggATTTTATGGTGAAATATGAATTATCCAATGCATTGTGTCATCCTCACTGAAGACACTACAGTGttgaacaaatataaaactacTCCTCTCGGTCtgcattgtattttaaaaaagcttttttcgCAGAGAAATTGCTTCTCAAATATCTTCTCCAAAGTTTGACTGGGAGTGAAGCTGTGGAGTCAGATAACACAGGACGTGGATGGAAGAGGACTGCCACGTCTTCGCCCCTCCCCGCCGGGGAAACTCATGCGAGTACTGAACACTACCCAATGGAGTCCAACTGAATTCACCAGGAATAACCCCCAAATAACCCCTGCAAACTCACTGACAGCAGGGGGTCTTTTAATGTCTAGAAGGTAGCTGAGGCCGTTTGTTTACTCCATAATTAAGCTAATTAACGTTAGCTTCACCAACAAGAATGTAAcgtaaaaaacaaagtttccaGTAGTTCGCTTTTATCCCTAAATAGCCAAATACCTTGGGCTCACTCAAGTGTGTAATATGGCAGCCCATGATACTCTTAATGTACAGCATGTCTTAACTAATTAAATCcgtgtatatttgtatatgtgtggAAGTATTTCACAGAGAGCCGAGTAAAGGCAGCAGCATCCCACGCTGCATTGCACTGGAATGCCAAAACATTGACGGAAGTTAAATAGGCAAAATTAAGGCTCGGTTTACTTTTGTCGTTGTTTTCGACTTAAGCTACTTTAACTGAATTGTGCTTATATGACAACCCTTTAAACCAGGTCAGTCCTCTAATATCCTTTACGGCTGTCGAGAACCATCACAAATATCAAAGTTTCATCCAGGTTAGCTAGTTTCCAGCTAGCTTGGCAAGCTAACATTAACCTAACTTTAACGTTAATGGAATGCTTAACGGTCGCAACTGAAACAAACTGACAATACGGTGAAAACTGACACTTCATAACTGTCGGGAGACATGAGAAATAATGTCGCCTGGAAAATGTTTAGCTTTTACTATCTTTTCTGATTCAGGAGTCAATATTTACCTAAACGAGAGCATCCTGTAGCAGAAATGTATGTCTCCCACCGGTGGTTTGGTCCTTGAAGTCTCAAACTCCAACCGGACTCGTTGCAGTTACCGGGAAGAAGATGGAACACTGTCCGTCCTATCTGTGATGTTTCGGTGCACTGTTGGCCATCTGCTGGTGGTAAGGACTGGATTCCTAAAAGTCTGAATGCTACGTGCAGATTCTCACATGCATAAAGTCTCCTGCTACTAGACTTTGGGGGCAGGCGTTTGTGCATTTCTAGGGGAGGTGTCTTAGACCGTGGTGAAACAGTCATGGATGAGAATTTGGGggttttaatgtaaaaagaaaaatgtgtgtgcactAGTCATGAAGTGTCGCCCTTCTTCAATGTGTTGAAATAGTGCTGCAAAACTCAGGTGtgccttctctctttttttttactctggcCCATGCTTTAATGTGCACCAATTGAAACTGTGCCATATATTTTCATTGACATAAAGCTTAGACTTATGCATGTGTCCTCTAGGTTCAAACTGATGCTTTGTTTAACTTTGCAATCCTTAACTTTGCCAAACTtattttttcactattttcacctgcactctccccctttctcccaCATTCCAGAAAAATTCCTTCCTCCCTACCAAAAAGTGTGACTGGAGGGAGGGAATTCCTGCTGCCTGATGCTGAATTCAacagggggtgtgtgtgtgtgtgagagagagtgagagagaggagagagagagagagagagagagagagagagagagagagagagagagagagttaggcAAACACACTGTTAAAAATCTCAACATGCTAAATCTCAATGGCATTCCCAATGTGATCCCTATGT includes the following:
- the p4ha1b gene encoding prolyl 4-hydroxylase subunit alpha-1b; this encodes MLSFRMELPCWYLLVLNSLQSLSAYNDFYTSIGHMTDLLYTEKDLVTSLKDYIKAEENKLEQIKQWADKLDSLSAKAIQDPEGFLGHPVNAFKLMKRLNTEWGDLESLVLSDTTDGFISNLTIQRQHFPTDEDQTGAAKALLRLQDTYRLDANTISTGDLPGVKHKSLMTVEDCYELGKIAYSDVDYYHTELWMAQALRQLDQGEESTLDKVTLLDYLSYSIYQQGEIQRALDFTKQLLKLDPEHQRAKGNLKYFEFQLEKQRKADEDAGEKGEERGKRETTEKKEKAKKVSNHLIPERKKYEMLCRGEGIRMTPRRQSRLFCRYFDNNRNPMYVLAPVKQQDEWDRPYIVRYLDIISDKEMERVKQLAKPRLRRATISNPITGVLETAPYRISKSAWLTGYEDPMIDVINQRIEDLTGLEMDTAEELQVANYGVGGQYEPHFDFGRKDEPDAFKELGTGNRIATWLFYMSDVAAGGATVFPDVGAAVWPQKGSAVFWYNLFPSGEGDYSTRHAACPVLVGNKWVSNKWIHERGQEWRRPCSLNETN